Proteins from a genomic interval of Oceanispirochaeta crateris:
- the aat gene encoding leucyl/phenylalanyl-tRNA--protein transferase, producing MRDEDFPWLEYDQYFPFPPEETWEDEIVGVGGNLSPGLLLSAYVQGIFPWFNEGEEILWWSLDPRFVLYHENLKVSRSMRKVLKSGKFTLTLDRAFRDVMTGCGKVPRKGQDGTWISSEMLEAYCSLHELGFAHSVEVWEAGRLAGGLYGLSLGRVFFGESMFALSANASKTALIALSCFLQHKGFAFIDCQQHTEHLGSLGACDVPRSRFLKELKEALTEGTVRGNWSLLFPGFPESPVWTGFAGQSEEAPG from the coding sequence GTGAGGGATGAGGATTTTCCCTGGCTGGAATATGATCAGTATTTTCCTTTTCCTCCAGAGGAGACCTGGGAAGATGAAATTGTCGGAGTCGGTGGAAATTTGTCTCCCGGTCTACTACTTTCCGCCTATGTCCAGGGGATTTTTCCCTGGTTTAATGAAGGAGAGGAGATCCTCTGGTGGAGTCTTGATCCCCGATTTGTCTTATACCATGAAAATCTGAAGGTCAGCCGGTCCATGAGAAAAGTCTTGAAATCCGGAAAGTTTACGCTAACTTTGGACCGGGCTTTTAGAGATGTCATGACAGGTTGTGGCAAAGTTCCAAGGAAAGGCCAGGATGGAACCTGGATTTCATCTGAGATGCTCGAGGCCTACTGCTCTCTTCATGAACTTGGCTTTGCCCATTCGGTGGAAGTCTGGGAAGCGGGACGTCTTGCCGGCGGTCTTTATGGACTCTCTTTAGGACGTGTCTTTTTTGGAGAATCCATGTTTGCTCTCTCTGCCAATGCTTCTAAAACTGCCTTGATTGCCTTGAGCTGCTTTCTCCAACATAAGGGGTTTGCATTTATCGACTGTCAGCAGCATACGGAACATCTAGGCTCTCTGGGGGCCTGTGATGTTCCCCGCAGCCGTTTTCTAAAAGAGCTGAAGGAGGCCTTGACGGAGGGGACTGTCCGGGGAAATTGGTCTCTTCTTTTTCCCGGTTTTCCAGAGTCTCCGGTATGGACGGGGTTCGCAGGGCAGTCTGAGGAGGCTCCAGGCTGA
- the clpS gene encoding ATP-dependent Clp protease adapter ClpS: protein MAGQNSFDSEFLNQVDDGLKEPDMYRVLLLNDDYTTQDFVVEVLVTIFHKQPVDATRIMLDVHKKGRGMVGLYTYDIASTKVKQVKELAKRREYPLKCVMEKA, encoded by the coding sequence ATGGCAGGACAAAACAGCTTTGACAGCGAATTTCTAAACCAGGTGGACGACGGCCTCAAAGAGCCGGATATGTACAGAGTCCTCCTTCTAAATGATGATTACACTACTCAAGATTTTGTAGTTGAGGTCCTCGTGACTATTTTTCATAAGCAGCCCGTAGATGCAACCAGGATCATGTTGGATGTGCATAAGAAGGGCCGGGGTATGGTAGGTCTGTATACCTACGATATTGCTTCGACGAAAGTTAAACAGGTGAAAGAGCTTGCAAAACGACGCGAATATCCTCTGAAATGCGTCATGGAGAAGGCTTAA
- the rpmE gene encoding 50S ribosomal protein L31, producing the protein MKEGIHPEYLDATIKCACGNVIQTRSTHGDMEVEICSSCHPFYTGKQKLVDTAGRVERFNKKYGIKSKD; encoded by the coding sequence ATGAAAGAAGGAATACATCCCGAATATCTGGATGCTACGATCAAATGTGCCTGTGGAAATGTGATTCAAACTCGTTCTACTCATGGGGATATGGAAGTTGAAATCTGCAGTTCCTGCCACCCTTTTTATACGGGTAAACAGAAACTGGTAGATACAGCAGGACGTGTTGAAAGATTCAACAAAAAATACGGAATCAAAAGCAAAGACTGA
- a CDS encoding tetratricopeptide repeat protein, whose amino-acid sequence MTFREDGLNLYNNGLYQEALDTLLSEDIDPVDDPELAYLMGLCYTRLEEFSAAVFYLEKAAERDSSLIRIYQCRMVLSYVYNITKNFKGAENQLKKVLKDGFESCQIFTSLGYALWNQKKVEESIDFLSRSLELDPENANTLNSMGYIMADEGINPEKAVEYCQMALSIQPDNGNYMDSLAWALFRTGKLKEAKIYAEKALKAGGDEPICKGHLKMIEQYDRF is encoded by the coding sequence ATGACTTTTCGGGAAGACGGGCTGAATCTATATAATAATGGCTTATATCAGGAAGCTCTTGATACTTTGCTTTCGGAGGATATCGACCCTGTGGATGATCCTGAGTTGGCTTATTTGATGGGGCTTTGTTACACACGACTGGAAGAGTTCAGTGCCGCTGTCTTTTATTTAGAAAAAGCCGCGGAAAGGGACAGTTCGCTTATCCGGATCTATCAATGCCGAATGGTCCTCAGTTATGTCTATAATATAACTAAGAATTTCAAGGGTGCAGAAAATCAGCTCAAAAAAGTCTTGAAGGACGGATTCGAATCCTGCCAGATTTTCACTTCTCTGGGGTATGCCCTGTGGAACCAGAAGAAAGTGGAAGAGAGCATTGACTTTCTTTCGCGCTCATTGGAGTTAGACCCTGAGAATGCCAATACATTGAATTCTATGGGTTATATCATGGCCGATGAGGGCATTAATCCGGAAAAAGCTGTTGAATATTGTCAGATGGCATTGTCCATCCAGCCTGATAATGGAAATTATATGGACTCTCTGGCCTGGGCACTGTTTAGAACAGGGAAATTAAAAGAAGCTAAAATTTATGCTGAAAAGGCCTTGAAAGCCGGTGGGGATGAACCAATTTGTAAGGGGCATTTGAAAATGATAGAGCAGTATGATCGATTTTAA
- the surE gene encoding 5'/3'-nucleotidase SurE yields the protein MKILITNDDGIQSPGILSLRDILSRDHDVWVMAPDGDRSGYSHSITLKEPVKIKQKEPRLFSCSGTPVDCIVYGQGGYLEEEFDVILSGINIGPNMGTDILYSGTAAAARQGALKNTPSIAISMNKFVPPFDFDSISEYISTSLEKLVSLWEEGCFLNMNFPEKMDVTCEMKWCRPARRIYKDEVVMFQSPRDEGTYCFLKGNLIQSENDEGSDVKAVQSGHVSISAISLAPSIVPHIGKLSEKAGSVC from the coding sequence ATGAAAATATTAATCACCAACGATGACGGGATTCAAAGTCCCGGTATATTGAGTCTCAGAGATATATTATCCCGTGATCATGATGTCTGGGTCATGGCTCCCGATGGAGACCGTAGTGGTTATTCTCATTCCATTACTCTGAAAGAACCAGTTAAAATTAAGCAGAAGGAACCGCGTTTATTCAGCTGCTCCGGAACTCCCGTTGATTGTATTGTCTACGGTCAGGGTGGCTATCTGGAGGAAGAGTTCGATGTGATTTTATCTGGAATCAATATTGGACCGAATATGGGAACCGACATCCTTTATTCCGGCACGGCTGCAGCAGCCAGGCAGGGGGCTTTAAAAAACACTCCTTCCATTGCCATTTCAATGAATAAGTTTGTTCCTCCCTTTGATTTTGATTCGATTTCCGAATATATATCGACCTCTTTGGAAAAACTGGTATCCCTTTGGGAAGAGGGTTGTTTCCTTAATATGAACTTTCCAGAGAAAATGGATGTTACCTGCGAAATGAAATGGTGCCGGCCTGCCCGGAGAATCTATAAAGATGAAGTTGTTATGTTTCAATCTCCCAGAGACGAAGGGACTTATTGTTTTCTCAAGGGAAACCTGATTCAGTCGGAAAACGACGAAGGATCTGATGTTAAGGCCGTACAATCGGGTCATGTTTCTATTTCTGCAATTTCCCTGGCACCGTCTATCGTTCCTCATATCGGGAAACTCTCTGAAAAAGCCGGGTCTGTCTGCTGA
- the rho gene encoding transcription termination factor Rho: MAIIRKNLDDPQVGSDVSETSESQKELDLGSEKEQVIDSDESIAEEPVKEKTVTVKKAAVRKRKVVKKKDLPEATVAETSETAEGESVVPVKRGRRKTTVKETVTAVLNEASADAPAVETPSSEPVTVNTPPETAKESESSDEDSSRNDNSRNDNSNRRNNSYNKRKNGKGRRDQNQNRDQNRDMNRQMRNQPLPTPDQPRITINDLSLMTMPDLRKYAEGMELGRDDMITLKKQEIIFTILKAHIENNGVIFAYGSLEILPDGYGFLRSPQNSYLPGSDDIYISPSQIRLFNLKTGDTVYGQIRSPKEGERFFAMLRVVNVNFDEPGVAQSRVSFENLTPLYPTKRLNMETKIADPSTRMINLFCPIGMGQRGLIVSPPRSGKTVILQKIANAITENHPGVQLIVLLIDERPEEVTDMKRSVQGEVIASTFDEQASRHVQVAEMVLEKARRLVEHKKDVVILLDSITRLARAYNQTVPTSGKILSGGVDSNALHKPKRFFGAARNIEHGGSLTIVATALVETGSRMDEVIFEEFKGTGNMELVLDRRLADKRVFPAINIKKSGTRKEDLLLSSEELNKMWLLRKVMNPMDDMECTEMIVDKMRKTKNNEAFLKSMNSA; the protein is encoded by the coding sequence ATGGCGATAATCCGGAAGAATCTGGACGATCCTCAGGTCGGGTCCGATGTATCCGAGACTTCTGAGAGTCAGAAAGAACTTGATCTTGGAAGTGAAAAAGAGCAGGTGATTGATTCTGACGAATCTATCGCCGAAGAACCGGTCAAAGAAAAGACAGTCACAGTCAAGAAGGCTGCTGTCAGGAAACGAAAGGTTGTTAAAAAGAAAGATCTGCCAGAGGCAACTGTGGCAGAAACGTCTGAGACTGCCGAAGGGGAGTCTGTTGTCCCTGTCAAAAGAGGCCGTCGCAAAACGACAGTTAAAGAAACAGTCACAGCCGTACTGAATGAAGCTTCGGCTGATGCCCCAGCTGTAGAGACTCCCTCTAGCGAGCCTGTTACAGTGAATACCCCGCCTGAAACAGCGAAAGAAAGCGAAAGCAGTGATGAGGATAGTTCCAGGAATGACAACTCCAGGAACGATAATTCGAACCGACGCAATAATTCCTATAACAAACGAAAAAATGGTAAAGGCAGAAGGGATCAAAATCAAAACAGAGACCAGAACCGGGATATGAACCGTCAAATGCGAAACCAGCCCCTCCCGACTCCCGATCAGCCTCGAATCACCATCAATGATCTCTCTCTTATGACCATGCCTGATCTTAGAAAGTATGCAGAAGGCATGGAATTGGGCCGTGATGATATGATCACCCTGAAAAAGCAGGAAATCATCTTTACAATTCTAAAGGCGCATATCGAAAATAACGGTGTCATTTTTGCCTATGGTTCCTTGGAAATCCTACCCGATGGATATGGATTTCTACGATCTCCTCAAAACTCCTATCTTCCAGGAAGTGATGATATTTACATTTCACCTTCCCAGATCAGGCTGTTTAACTTAAAAACCGGAGATACCGTGTACGGCCAGATCCGTTCACCCAAAGAGGGCGAGCGCTTTTTTGCCATGCTGCGTGTTGTCAATGTCAACTTTGATGAACCAGGAGTGGCCCAGTCCCGCGTCTCCTTTGAGAATCTGACGCCCCTATATCCCACAAAGCGACTGAATATGGAGACCAAGATTGCGGATCCTTCAACGAGGATGATCAATCTTTTCTGCCCCATCGGAATGGGACAACGGGGACTCATTGTGTCTCCTCCACGGTCGGGTAAAACAGTTATTCTTCAAAAAATAGCGAATGCCATCACAGAAAATCATCCAGGGGTTCAACTCATTGTTCTTCTGATTGATGAACGTCCTGAAGAAGTTACCGATATGAAGCGTAGCGTACAGGGAGAAGTCATCGCCTCTACCTTTGATGAACAGGCCAGTCGACACGTACAGGTTGCCGAAATGGTCCTTGAAAAGGCAAGACGCCTTGTAGAGCATAAAAAAGATGTGGTCATTCTCCTTGACTCTATTACACGTTTGGCAAGAGCTTATAACCAGACTGTTCCAACCTCCGGCAAGATCTTGTCCGGTGGTGTGGACTCTAATGCTCTGCATAAACCCAAGAGATTTTTTGGAGCGGCCCGTAATATTGAACATGGTGGAAGTTTGACTATTGTGGCGACAGCCCTTGTTGAAACAGGAAGCCGTATGGATGAAGTCATCTTTGAAGAGTTTAAGGGTACGGGAAATATGGAACTGGTTCTGGACAGGCGCTTGGCCGATAAACGAGTCTTCCCGGCTATCAATATTAAAAAATCCGGTACGAGAAAAGAAGACCTACTTCTCAGCAGTGAAGAACTGAACAAGATGTGGCTCTTAAGAAAAGTCATGAATCCCATGGATGATATGGAATGTACCGAAATGATTGTTGACAAAATGAGGAAAACCAAGAATAATGAGGCGTTCCTGAAGTCGATGAATTCGGCCTAG
- a CDS encoding SAM-dependent DNA methyltransferase gives MNKVSPKSKKDRKKIGAFFTPLWIAEEMIRAYDIHKKWASGASVLDPTAGNGRLLEALIRVCQKDRVPLTSPMLNRLRGYEREKAFTLDFNDRMENEYELKIQKEILVHQDFLKVSPQSWDILLGNPPWLNFTDVPDEDKEELKVWFKRYGLINSGKKILLGHSRIDLAALIIQKAMQDHLKPGGEGYFFIPLSLLLNEGAHNAFRKGILQGDRFCFQEIRDFGTNRVFQEVSTRCGFSVLKKSEPQEERIPYLTLSETGQWTSEICAPVGEAGSSYRIQDDILPPSLIRISRDSRPRQGINTGGRNHIFIFDAMEKLNAGILRMQNKRGEFLLPEDLVYPLITNRQFRNDAPPNRFVFLPYNKMGKALDEEELKSYPHAWQYLQDHKDQLTNRKGSMLGSTMKNGRFWTLLGVGPYTFSSWKIVWEAYGKKEFNPRIFNNYEGKIWIPNQALQAACSFETEEEATRVLSELKHPGINRILKQQNMEGTCNWAQPGRISHFMQLEDHQ, from the coding sequence ATGAATAAAGTATCCCCGAAAAGCAAAAAAGACAGAAAAAAAATCGGAGCTTTCTTCACGCCTCTCTGGATCGCAGAGGAGATGATCAGAGCCTATGATATACACAAGAAGTGGGCATCTGGAGCCTCTGTTCTTGATCCCACAGCCGGAAACGGCAGACTTCTGGAAGCCCTGATCAGGGTTTGTCAGAAGGACAGGGTTCCTCTGACCTCCCCCATGCTTAATCGGCTCAGGGGGTATGAAAGAGAAAAAGCCTTTACCCTGGATTTCAACGACAGGATGGAAAACGAGTATGAACTGAAGATCCAAAAGGAGATTCTGGTCCATCAAGATTTTCTGAAGGTATCCCCTCAATCATGGGATATTCTTCTTGGAAATCCACCCTGGTTGAATTTTACAGATGTGCCCGATGAGGACAAAGAAGAACTCAAGGTCTGGTTTAAACGGTATGGACTCATCAATAGTGGAAAAAAAATTCTCCTGGGTCATTCCAGAATTGATCTGGCAGCCTTGATCATTCAAAAAGCGATGCAGGATCATCTCAAACCAGGAGGAGAAGGCTATTTCTTCATTCCCCTATCCCTACTTCTCAATGAAGGGGCACATAATGCCTTCCGCAAAGGAATCCTCCAAGGAGATCGCTTCTGTTTCCAGGAAATCAGAGACTTTGGTACCAACAGGGTTTTCCAGGAAGTGAGTACACGCTGCGGTTTCTCGGTCCTAAAGAAATCAGAACCCCAAGAGGAGAGGATTCCCTACCTGACCCTCTCTGAAACAGGCCAGTGGACCAGCGAAATATGTGCTCCCGTAGGAGAAGCGGGAAGCTCCTATAGGATACAGGACGATATTCTCCCACCGTCCCTGATCCGGATATCTCGTGACTCCCGTCCCAGACAGGGCATCAACACTGGTGGCCGAAATCATATTTTTATCTTCGATGCAATGGAAAAACTCAATGCGGGTATCCTGCGGATGCAGAATAAGAGGGGAGAATTCCTTTTACCGGAAGATCTTGTTTATCCTCTTATCACAAACCGTCAGTTTAGAAACGATGCCCCTCCCAACCGCTTTGTCTTTCTTCCCTACAACAAAATGGGTAAGGCCCTTGATGAAGAAGAACTCAAATCCTATCCTCACGCCTGGCAATACCTGCAGGACCACAAGGATCAGCTAACCAACAGAAAAGGAAGTATGCTGGGCAGTACCATGAAAAATGGAAGATTCTGGACACTCTTAGGCGTAGGCCCCTACACCTTCTCATCCTGGAAAATTGTCTGGGAAGCCTATGGTAAAAAAGAGTTCAATCCACGGATTTTCAACAACTATGAGGGAAAGATATGGATTCCAAACCAGGCGCTTCAGGCAGCTTGTTCATTTGAAACAGAAGAAGAAGCCACGAGAGTCCTGAGTGAATTGAAGCATCCAGGCATTAATAGAATTTTAAAACAACAGAATATGGAGGGAACCTGTAATTGGGCTCAACCGGGCCGAATCTCACACTTCATGCAGCTAGAGGACCATCAGTAG
- the galK gene encoding galactokinase, translated as MEDLHTLHKNIYGKEPDVIVRVPGKLNLMGEHTEYFEGFVLAVAVNKFLEVSISERDDNSLRVYSATYNERKKSSLSGLKYKREDRWANYVKGAVAVMLQLGCQVKGLDIAIQSEIPEQVGLGSSSSLTLALVSALKKLYDFTISDIQLVESARLSELKFMNKDPGLAACAVSYFAKADQALLIDTKTMDIHTIDMDFKPIILLVTDSNVPNGIGYGEADDLKHDFDECKTLLNSYGRHIALRDVTILDVRSELDQLPEHLRRRAIHIIEENNRVRELKTALEHNDLTLAGKLMYRSHESLRDMLEISCPELDWLVKRAFETNGVLGSRMIGNGFGGCTINLINVNNIPLYDEHLEEYDRIFGFKADYFICTPVSGLKALQEKE; from the coding sequence ATGGAAGATTTACATACCCTTCATAAGAATATCTATGGAAAAGAACCGGATGTCATCGTTCGGGTACCCGGAAAGCTTAATCTTATGGGGGAGCATACGGAGTACTTTGAAGGATTTGTCCTTGCCGTAGCCGTGAACAAGTTTCTTGAAGTTTCTATTTCGGAACGGGACGACAATTCTCTCAGAGTATATTCTGCTACGTATAACGAAAGAAAAAAGTCCTCATTATCTGGTCTAAAGTACAAGAGAGAGGATCGCTGGGCAAATTATGTGAAGGGAGCCGTGGCGGTTATGTTGCAGCTCGGATGTCAAGTTAAAGGACTGGATATCGCGATCCAAAGTGAAATTCCAGAGCAGGTTGGCCTCGGTTCATCCTCTTCATTGACTTTAGCGTTGGTTTCGGCTCTCAAAAAGCTCTATGACTTTACTATCTCCGACATACAACTTGTCGAATCTGCCCGTTTATCAGAATTGAAATTTATGAACAAGGACCCGGGTTTGGCAGCCTGTGCTGTGTCCTATTTTGCAAAAGCTGACCAAGCTCTGCTGATCGATACGAAGACAATGGATATCCATACCATAGACATGGATTTTAAGCCTATCATTCTTCTGGTTACCGATTCCAATGTTCCCAATGGTATAGGGTATGGAGAGGCGGATGATCTAAAGCATGATTTTGATGAATGCAAGACGCTGCTGAACAGCTATGGGCGTCATATTGCTCTAAGGGATGTTACCATCCTTGATGTGAGGTCCGAACTGGATCAGCTTCCTGAACATCTCAGACGGCGGGCAATTCATATTATTGAAGAGAATAACCGGGTTAGGGAACTCAAGACAGCCCTGGAACATAATGATTTGACCCTGGCTGGTAAGCTGATGTATCGATCCCATGAAAGTTTGAGAGATATGCTTGAAATCTCCTGTCCCGAGTTGGACTGGCTTGTCAAGAGGGCCTTTGAGACCAATGGTGTTCTGGGTTCCCGCATGATTGGGAACGGGTTTGGCGGCTGTACAATCAACCTGATAAATGTTAATAATATTCCATTATACGACGAGCATCTTGAAGAATATGACCGGATATTCGGTTTCAAGGCGGATTATTTCATCTGCACTCCCGTATCAGGTCTCAAAGCGTTACAGGAAAAAGAGTAA
- the clpA gene encoding ATP-dependent Clp protease ATP-binding subunit ClpA — MDISQELQIIVNAAYQEARSRKHEYFTPEHLLFTTLDFDAPRELIESCGGDPDLILEELEEFFSKNIEVVTGAEPIQSEGLQNIIERSMLQMSSAGKDIINIGDLLVAILDEPESFASYYMRKSGVNRLELLSLVSHPYEEPVDEEGLMDSDSEEAAEEISSQESRGHRQDRKSKSALAQYTTDLTRLAEEGKLEPLIGRDEILERTIQILSRRLKNNPVHVGEPGVGKTALTEGLAYRIVNDQVPSFLKGFKIFSLDMGSLLAGTRFRGDFEERMKRVLKDLEKVNKSILFIDEIHTIIGAGAVSGGSMDAGNLLKPALAKGQLRCIGSTTYDEYSKHFEKDHALARRFQKVDIPETTVDETLQILKGLQDVYEIHHGVKFSDEALEAAVRLSDQYINEKHLPDKAIDLIDEAGAWKALKQEKEKADGDSPDSEILPEVSEQDIEKVVASIARIPEKSVSANETDKLRDLDKQLKKNLFGQDEAVDAVTLAIRRSRAGFRQDHKPVASFLFVGPTGVGKTELARLLASELGVSLHRIDMSEYQEKHTVSRLIGSPPGYVGYEEGGLLTDTIRKNPHAVLLLDEIEKAHPDVFNILLQMMDYATVTDNMGRKADFRHAVIIMTSNAGARDLGKSQIGFGDRIINAQVVNDEVNRIFTPEFRNRLDQIITFGNLPDDVVISIVKKELSSFEKQLAARHVTLEVSDSCIAYLAAEGYSREYGARNISRLIDDKIKTFFVDQVLFGSLVSGGKAKADLKDGVVTIEVLPSEG, encoded by the coding sequence ATGGATATCAGTCAGGAACTTCAGATTATCGTTAATGCGGCTTATCAGGAAGCCAGAAGCAGAAAGCATGAATATTTTACCCCTGAACATCTGCTTTTCACGACTCTAGATTTTGATGCTCCCCGGGAATTGATTGAATCCTGCGGGGGAGACCCGGACCTTATTCTAGAAGAACTTGAAGAGTTCTTTTCTAAAAACATTGAGGTTGTCACCGGGGCCGAACCGATACAATCCGAGGGGCTACAGAACATCATAGAACGCTCCATGCTGCAGATGAGTTCTGCCGGCAAAGATATTATCAACATTGGTGATTTGCTGGTGGCCATATTGGATGAACCGGAAAGTTTTGCTTCTTATTATATGAGAAAATCTGGAGTGAACCGCTTGGAGCTTCTCAGTCTCGTGTCCCATCCCTATGAGGAGCCGGTGGATGAAGAGGGCCTCATGGACTCCGATTCGGAAGAGGCGGCCGAAGAGATCTCCTCCCAAGAGAGCCGGGGACACAGGCAGGACCGGAAGAGTAAGTCAGCTCTGGCTCAATATACAACCGATTTGACCCGTTTAGCCGAAGAAGGCAAACTTGAGCCGCTTATCGGACGGGATGAAATTCTTGAAAGAACCATACAGATTCTCTCTCGCAGGCTCAAAAATAATCCGGTTCATGTAGGAGAACCGGGTGTTGGGAAGACCGCCCTGACCGAAGGATTGGCATACAGAATCGTGAATGATCAAGTTCCTTCCTTTCTAAAAGGTTTCAAGATCTTTTCTCTGGATATGGGCAGCCTTCTGGCAGGAACACGCTTTCGGGGAGACTTCGAAGAGCGGATGAAGAGGGTCCTTAAGGACCTGGAAAAAGTAAACAAATCCATTCTATTTATTGATGAAATTCATACCATTATCGGAGCCGGAGCGGTTTCCGGCGGCAGTATGGATGCGGGGAACTTATTAAAACCCGCTTTGGCTAAGGGGCAGCTGCGCTGCATTGGCAGTACTACCTATGATGAGTATTCAAAGCATTTTGAAAAAGATCACGCCCTTGCCAGACGGTTTCAAAAAGTTGATATACCGGAAACAACCGTTGATGAGACCCTTCAAATTTTGAAAGGTCTTCAGGATGTGTATGAAATTCATCATGGAGTGAAGTTCTCAGATGAGGCTCTGGAAGCTGCTGTCAGACTTTCAGATCAGTATATAAATGAAAAGCATCTTCCCGATAAGGCAATCGATCTGATTGATGAGGCAGGAGCCTGGAAGGCGCTGAAACAGGAAAAAGAAAAGGCCGATGGAGATTCTCCCGACAGTGAGATTCTACCGGAAGTGTCTGAGCAGGATATTGAAAAAGTGGTGGCTTCTATTGCCAGAATCCCGGAAAAGAGCGTGTCTGCCAATGAAACAGATAAACTGAGGGATTTGGATAAACAGTTAAAGAAGAACCTCTTTGGCCAGGATGAGGCCGTAGATGCGGTTACTCTGGCGATAAGACGGTCTAGAGCCGGGTTCAGGCAAGACCATAAGCCTGTTGCCTCCTTCCTGTTTGTTGGACCCACAGGGGTTGGTAAAACTGAATTGGCCAGGTTATTGGCGTCTGAACTGGGGGTCTCTCTTCATAGAATTGATATGAGTGAATACCAGGAGAAGCATACGGTTTCAAGGCTCATAGGATCTCCTCCCGGCTATGTGGGATATGAAGAGGGGGGTCTTCTTACGGATACGATTCGTAAGAATCCCCATGCTGTACTGCTTCTGGATGAAATTGAGAAAGCTCATCCAGATGTGTTTAATATTCTTCTCCAGATGATGGATTATGCCACGGTCACAGACAATATGGGACGCAAGGCGGATTTCCGTCATGCCGTTATCATCATGACTTCTAATGCGGGAGCCAGAGATCTGGGGAAAAGCCAGATTGGTTTCGGTGATAGGATCATCAATGCACAAGTTGTCAATGATGAGGTGAATAGAATCTTTACACCCGAGTTCAGAAACAGACTGGACCAGATTATAACCTTTGGCAATCTTCCCGATGATGTTGTCATTTCCATTGTTAAAAAAGAACTGTCCAGTTTTGAGAAGCAATTGGCAGCCAGACATGTGACCCTGGAGGTGAGTGACAGCTGTATTGCCTATCTGGCGGCTGAAGGATACTCCCGGGAATATGGGGCCCGTAATATTTCCAGGCTCATAGATGATAAGATTAAAACCTTCTTTGTAGATCAAGTTCTTTTCGGTAGTCTGGTGTCGGGGGGAAAGGCAAAAGCCGATCTGAAGGACGGTGTTGTCACGATCGAGGTCCTTCCCAGTGAGGGATGA